One Vanacampus margaritifer isolate UIUO_Vmar chromosome 20, RoL_Vmar_1.0, whole genome shotgun sequence DNA window includes the following coding sequences:
- the adgrg2a gene encoding uncharacterized protein adgrg2a isoform X2 — MDRAACGCKPKSLSSVPAVGFFLGDTKAVLSGCRDHWSLQESASVPSLPQMSVCLDVRVLGPGAWVAFSYSSLHAPRPELGLEGNEGAVYGWLLGVRHRFPVSLSLARWHRVCLRRDVPGNSFSLELNGRLVAERTVIAEAVPPSGSLWLGCGPRQWPRGAEPGQVEVYMFRMWADLARRGPCEDGTVIGWNAGFWGVTSPRARQSDRNLQCAQTGSGSGPSFSPPPVSTSPVSRRQSESSVTVPPGGHKDKTPPSAANPSATTLPGVQSGSDGMTPLDITGSSIFTSSKVSSPPTSLAPPSDYSPANGISSSSQTLHGSSHKSNRTIDSLPPPANNALEINVTTVSAIAALIKDTPQSGRTTPSTTSDHNVATRYKGWTRLPNDNRSHTLLPSANDTLGYNVTTVSAIAALIKDTPQSGRITPSTTSDYNVATRNALAQLPNDTRASNVSNDFVLPPADNTLEYNVTTVSTITALIKDTSKYNRTTPSSTSVDDVITHKSQTNVPTVYDVAAADTSTPAGTSGLNVTTESSVTSTIKDTSLDNLTTLLDNVTTHKIFTNDVVPAADTTATALTDLRGTTVSLKVPRTQDNRTTPSPQSVHNVTTHYKASAPGADRTADNNQTTADKLVDLRDGTPPTKLTTAGDAQLDNVTGKHYDAAAYNHTKRHRTSTDVTSMSYKNKHPTSYRPTTSHNVTPPTDRTDGTTSNNRQDTPTESTRNDARVGSSTTVGASRFARTSTTMSATTTQTLQGNQTGPESSSPGFVPMTSTLSSDTKKNLEEQADRLLEKTQDGSRLNSSQVSKLLSELEKLVDAPTVSQALAKKAVGVVSNLMAGHPLALAASCNRMVRVVEDLGLKVLVSEQPAVLSSASLVVAVRKVDGSDFPEMSVNVFNTEHVQMSDGGGGGRSGKRDANMASVYLPSSITEALSAEQRQQVRRVQFAFYTKAVFFQDRTLSNLTLVSPVLASSVSNTSLSNLTHGIRFTIQNGRRVHATRAAVCAFWDFAKNGGAGGWSSAGCSVVTATSWGTTCTCNHLTSFAILLDLSRGGINDPRQAQILTFITYIGCGLSAFFLAATLLTYLSFGKLLRDIPAKILVQLCLSLLLLNLVYLLDGWLARNPARGLCVATAFFLHYFLLTSFTWAGLEALHMYLSIVRVFTPYLSRYMLKFALIGWGRQHKRVRSSPLGRRKDAFQMACLLSPLSAGLPAAVVLAVISADKDNYGLVAYGRDGASGDFCWLRSDAAFYGGVVAYFLLAFVWCLLVLAVVLAQLARIKKQNPHNQSPQRGLAADLRSVAGLVALLGLAWGFALFAWGPLRLPFVYLFTLFNSLQGFFVFVFHCACKENVRRQWRTFLCCGRLRLAENSDWSRTAARHKRNFSVSTSGVSARRLASRSSSLVSSNSASSVFADSGMSEGSSSDVVLNELHRQTAVGF, encoded by the exons ATGGATCGCGCTGCCTGCGGCTGCAAACCAAAATCCCTCTCGTCCGTTCCAGCTGTCGGTTTCTTCCTGGGGGACACCAAGGCGGTCCTGAGCGGCTGCCGGGACCACTGGAGCCTGCAGGAAAGCGCGTCCGTGCCCTCGCTGCCGCAGATGAGCGTGTGCCTGGACGTGCGGGTGCTCGGACCCGGAGCCTGGGTGGCCTTCTCCTACAGCTCGCTGCACGCGCCCCGGCCCGAACTGGGCCTGGAGGGGAACGAGGGGGCGGTGTACGGCTGGCTGCTGGGGGTCCGGCACCGCTTCCCCGTCAGCCTCTCCTTGGCTCGGTGGCACCGGGTGTGCTTGAGGAGGGACGTCCCCGGGAACTCTTTCAGCCTGGAG CTGAACGGACGTCTGGTGGCCGAGCGGACGGTGATCGCCGAGGCCGTCCCCCCCTCGGGGTCCCTGTGGCTGGGCTGCGGTCCGCGGCAGTGGCCGCGCGGCGCCGAGCCGGGCCAGGTGGAGGTTTACATGTTCCGCATGTGGGCCGACCTGGCCCGCCGCGGCCCCTGCGAGGACGGCACCGTCATCGGCTGGAACGCCGGCTTCTGGGGCGTGACCAGTCCGCGGGCCCGGCAGAGCGACCGCAACCTCCAGTGTG cacaAACGGGATCTGGATCAGGACCGTCTTTCTCGCCTCCACCTG TTTCGACATCTCCAGTCAGCCGCCGTCAAAGCGAGTCGTCAGTCACagtgccacctggtggccacaAGGACAAAACTCCACCCAGTGCGGCAAATCCATCGGCGACGACGCTTCCTGGTGTCCAATCGGGAAGCGACGGGATGACGCCATTGGACATCACTGGCTCCTCCATCTTTACCAGCAGCAAAGTCTCATCTCCGCCCACAAGTTTAGCCCCGCCCTCTGACTACAGCCCAGCCAATGGCATCTCAAGTAGCTCCCAGACACTTCACGGAAGCTCACACAAATCAAACCGCACGATTGACTCGTTGCCTCCACCTGCTAACAATGCACTTGAGATCAATGTAACGACAGTGAGTGCAATCGCAGCCCTCATCAAAGACACCCCACAGTCCGGCCGTACGACGCCATCCACAACATCTGACCACAATGTAGCAACACGCTACAAAGGATGGACACGTCTTCCAAATGACAACAGAAGTCACACATTACTGCCATCTGCTAACGACACACTTGGCTACAATGTAACGACAGTGAGTGCAATCGCAGCCCTCATCAAAGACACCCCACAGTCCGGCCGTATTACGCCATCCACAACATCTGACTACAATGTAGCAACACGCAACGCTTTAGCGCAACTTCCAAATGACACGAGGGCGTCCAACGTAAGCAACGACTTTGTACTGCCACCTGCGGACAACACACTTGAGTACAATGTAACGACAGTAAGTACAATCACAGCCCTCATCAAAGACACGTCAAAATACAACCGAACGACACCTTCCTCAACATCAGTCGATGATGTAATTACACACAAATCCCAAACAAATGTCCCAACAGTCTACGATGTCGCAGCAGCTGACACGTCGACACCCGCCGGCACGTCAGGCCTCAACGTGACTACGGAAAGCAGCGTAACGTCCACAATCAAAGACACGTCGCTCGACAACCTCACTACGTTACTTGACAACGTAACgacacacaaaatatttacaaatgacGTCGTCCCAGCAGCCGACACAACAGCGACTGCCCTAACAGACCTCCGTGGAACTACAGTAAGCTTGAAAGTTCCTCGAACCCAAGACAACCGAACGACGCCGTCCCCCCAATCGGTCCACAATGTCACGACACACTACAAAGCATCTGCGCCCGGTGCCGATCGCACAGCAGACAACAACCAAACCACAGCCGACAAGCTGGTAGACCTCCGCGACGGGACTCCTCCCACAAAGCTGACAACCGCCGGCGACGCGCAACTGGACAACGTAACCGGCAAACATTACGACGCTGCTGCCTACAATCACACAAAGCGCCACCGAACGTCGACGGACGTCACCAGCATGagctacaaaaacaaacatcccaCTTCTTACCGTCCCACAACGTCCCACAACGTGACGCCGCCGACCGACCGCACTGATGGCACAACAAGCAACAATCGCCAGGACACGCCCACAGAATCCACACGCAATGACGCCCGAGTGGGTTCGAGTACAACAGTTGGAGCTTCCCGCTTTGCTCGGACCTCGACCACGATGAGCGCAACCACAACCCAGACGCTTCAAGGGAACCAAACCGGTCCCGAGTCGTCCTCACCTG GTTTCGTCCCAATGACGTCCACGTTGTCTTCGGACACAAAGAAGAACCTGGAGGAGCAAGCGGACAGACTTCTGGAAAAAACTCAAGATGGATCTCGGCTCAACTCCTCACAG GTGTCCAAGTTGCTGTCCGAGCTGGAGAAGCTCGTGGACGCGCCCACCGTGTCGCAAGCGTTGGCCAAGAAAGCCGTCGGCGTTGTCAGCAACCTGATGGCGGGCCACCCGCTCGCCCTCGCCGCGTCCTGCAACAG GATGGTCCGAGTGGTGGAGGACTTGGGCCTGAAGGTGCTTGTGAGCGAGCAACCTGCGGTGCTCTCGTCCGCGTCGCTGGTTGTGGCCGTCCGCAAAGTGGACGGCAGCGACTTTCCCGAGATGTCCGTCAACGTCTTCAACACGGAACACGTTCAG ATgagcgacggcggcggcggcggccggtCCGGGAAGCGGGACGCCAACATGGCTTCTGTCTACCTGCCGTCTTCCATCACGGAGGCCTTGAGTGCTGAGCAGCGCCAGCAAGTCCGCAGGGTCCAGTTCGCATTCTACACGAAAGCCGTCTTCTTCCAG GACCGCACGTTGAGCAATCTGACGCTGGTGAGTCCGGTGTTGGCGTCCAGCGTTAGCAACACGTCGCTAAGCAACCTGACCCACGGCATTCGCTTCAccattcaaaatggccgacgtgTCCAC GCGACCCGCGCCGCCGTTTGTGCTTTTTGGGACTTTGCCAAGAACG GCGGTGCAGGCGGTTGGAGCTCGGCCGGCTGCTCCGTGGTGACGGCCACGTCGTGGGGCACCACGTGCACCTGCAACCACCTCACTTCCTTCGCTATTCTGCTG GATCTGTCCCGAGGCGGGATAAACGACCCCCGGCAGGCCCAAATTCTCACCTTCATCACTTATATTGGCTGCGGCCTTTCAGCCTTTTTTCTGGCCGCCACCTTGCTGACGTACCTTTCGTTTGG GAAGTTGCTGCGCGACATTCCGGCCAAGATCCTGGTGCAGCTGTGCTTGTCGCTGCTGCTCCTCAACCTGGTGTACCTGCTGGACGGCTGGCTGGCGCGGAACCCGGCCCGCGGCCTGTGCGTCGCCACCGCCTTCTTCCTGCACTACTTCCTGCTGACTTCCTTCACGTGGGCGGGGCTGGAGGCCCTGCACATGTACCTGAGCATCGTGCGGGTCTTCACGCCGTACCTCAGCAGATACATGCTCAAGTTTGCGCTCATCGGCTGGGGTCGGCAGCACAAACGCGTTCGGTCGTCGCCGTTGGGGAGACGAAAAGACGCTTTTCAGATGGCTTGTTTGCTTTCCCCGTTGTCGGCAGGCCTTCCGGCTGCGGTGGTGCTTGCGGTGATCTCGGCCGACAAAGACAATTACGGCCTGGTGGCGTACGGACGCGATGGCGCCTCCGGCGACTT CTGCTGGCTGCGCAGCGACGCGGCCTTCTACGGCGGCGTCGTGGCCTACTTCCTGCTGGCGTTCGTGTGGTGCCTGCTGGTGCTGGCCGTGGTTCTGGCGCAGCTGGCGCGCATCAAGAAGCAGAACCCGCACAACCAGTCGCCCCAGCGCGGCCTGGCGGCCGACCTGCGCAGCGTGGCCGGCCTGGTGGCGCTGCTGGGCCTGGCCTGGGGTTTCGCGCTCTTTGCCTGGGGGCCGCTCCGCTTGCCCTTTGTTTACCTCTTCACGCTTTTTAACTCCCTGCAAG gtttttttgtctttgtgttcCACTGTGCGTGCAAGGAGAACGTGCGCCGGCAGTGGAGGACGTTCCTGTGTTGCGGACGGCtgcgattggctgaaaactCAG ACTGGAGTCGGACGGCCGCCCGGCACAAGCGCAACTTTTCCGTCAGCACGTCGGGCGTCTCCGCTCGCCGGTTGGCCTCTCGGAGCTCCTCGCTCGTCAGCAGCAACAGTGCGA GTTCAGTGTTTGCAGACAGCGGCATGTCTGAGGGTTCGAGCAGCGACGTGGTCCTCAACGAGCTCCACAGACAGACTGCTGTCGGATTTTAA